From Peromyscus maniculatus bairdii isolate BWxNUB_F1_BW_parent chromosome 8, HU_Pman_BW_mat_3.1, whole genome shotgun sequence, a single genomic window includes:
- the Foxk2 gene encoding forkhead box protein K2 isoform X3, with amino-acid sequence MCWDCRCTFRFPSTNIKITFTALSSEKREKQEAPESPVKPVQPHISPLTINIPDTMAHLISPLPSPTGTISAANSCPSSPRGAGSSGYKMGRVIPSDLNLMADNSQPENEKEASGGDSPKDDSKPPYSYAQLIVQAITMAPDKQLTLNGIYTHITKNYPYYRTADKGWQNSIRHNLSLNRYFIKVPRSQEEPGKGSFWRIDPASESKLVEQAFRKRRPRGVPCFRTPLGPLSSRSAPASPNHAGVLSAHSSGAQTPESLSREGSPAPLEPEPGASQPKLAVIQEARFAQSAPGSPLSSQPVLITVQRQLPPAIKPVTYTVATPVTTPTSQPPVVQTVHVVHQIPAVSVTSVAGLAPANTYTVAGQAVVTQAAVLAPPKAEPQENGDHREVKVKVEPVPAISPATLGAASRIIQTSQGTPVQTVTIVQQAPLGQHQLPIKTVTQNGTHVVPMPTAVHSQVNNAVASPLHMLATHASASASLPTKRQNGDQAEQPELKRIKAEDGESIVIALSVDAPPAAMREKGIQN; translated from the exons atgtgctgggattgcag GTGCACTTTCAGGTTCCCGAGCACAAATATCAAGATCACATTCACAGCCCTGTCcagtgaaaagagagagaagcaagaagcCCCAGAGTCGCCCGTGAAGCCTGTGCAGCCCCACATCTCACCCCTGACCATCAACATTCCAGACACTATGGCCCACCTCATcagcccccttccctctcccacgGGAACCATCAG TGCTGCAAACTCCTGCCCATCCAGTCCCCGGGGAGCAGGATCTTCAGGGTACAAAATGGGCCGTGTGATACCATCTGACCTCAATTTAATGGCTGACAATTCACagccagaaaatgaaaaggaagcttCAGGTGGAGACAGCCCAAAG GATGACTCAAAGCCACCGTACTCCTATGCACAGTTGATAGTACAAGCAATCACGATGGCTCCTGATAAGCAGCTCACCCTCAATGGAATTTATACACACATCACTAAAAACTACCCATACTACAGGACTGCAGACAAGGGCTGGCAG AATTCAATTCGCCACAATCTCTCTCTGAACCGTTATTTCATCAAAGTGCCACGTTCCCAGGAAGAACCAGGCAAAGGCTCCTTCTGGAGGATAGATCCAGCCTCCGAGAGCAAGCTGGTAGAGCAGGCTTTTAGGAAGAGACGGCCTAGGGGCGTGCCTTGCTTTAGAACCCCCCTGGGACCGCTCTCCTCTAG GAGTGCCCCAGCCTCTCCCAACCACGCAGGAGTGTTGTCTGCTCACTCCAGTGGCGCCCAGACCCCTGAGAGCCTGTCGAGGGAGGGCTCCCCTGCCCCCTTGGAACCTGAGCCTGGCGCCTCACAGCCCAAACTTGCCGTCATCCAGGAGGCGCGGTTTGCCCAGAGTGCACCAG GGTCACCTCTCTCTAGTCAGCCTGTCCTAATCACTGTTCAGCGGCAGCTGCCCCCGGCCATCAAGCCTGTCACCTACACTGTTGCAACCCCAGTGACCACACCCACCTCTCAGCCGCCTGTTGTGCAGACGGTCCATGTTGTCCACCAGATACCAGCAGTGTCGGTGACCAGTGTGGCTGGACTGGCCccagcaaacacatacacagttgCTGGACAAGCTGTGGTCACTCAGGCTGCGGTGCTGGCTCCTCCTAAGGCAGAACCACAAGAGAATGGCGACCACAGAGAAGTCAAAG TGAAAGTAGAACCTGTCCCTGCAATTAGCCCAGCCACACTAGGCGCTGCTAGCCGAATCATCCAGACATCCCAGGGTACACCTGTTCAGACAGTGACCATAGTACAACAGGCGCCTTTAGGTCAACACCAGCTTCCAATAAAAACTGTTACGCAGAATGGAACTCATGTGGTACCAATGCCTACAGCAGTGCACAGCCAGGTGAACAACG CAGTGGCGAGTCCTCTCCATATGTTGGCAACCCATGCATCAGCATCGGCATCCCTGCCCACAAAGCGCCAGAATGGTGACCaggcagaacagccagagctcaaGCGAATTAAAGCAGAAGATGGTGAGAGCATTGTCATTGCCCTGAGTGTGGATGCGCCACCAGCAGCTATGAGAGAAAAGGGGATCCAGAACTAG